TCATATACCTGATATTTTTCAcattgatagaaaaaaaattgtcgggTCTAATGATATtaagagaaaacaagaaagaagaaaaaagaaaagagagaaaaaatatttctaaattttagATAGCCGGATCTTGGCGATTGGTCTTTGGCGTAGCATCGGTAGTTTTGTTATCAACCGCAGCTGTATTTTTAGCATTAGGCAAAGGTGTACCACAACCATGGATACCATCGGTGGCACGTCCACGTAGTCACGATGTTATTTATGAACAGGATCCACTTGAGCTCGATTACGAGGACGTAGCTGTACAAACCGAACCCTTTagtcattattcttatgacGATGACGTCGAAAGTCTTAAAAATTTACCACGCAGTTCCTCGATTCATTCGAAAATCTCAGCGATTTCTATTAATCAAATATCGTGAGGAGGAATCTCTCACGAGATTATATCTCCTGATTTTTCACATAActcccatatatatatatatatatatatacatatatgtatatatgggtACCATGTACTGATAattgtacatacatgcatacatgcatacgttgATGCAATTAACCAATTATCACCTAATGAAATCTTATTAACACACTCACAATGTTAATTATTCgacatttcttattatttctgtatatatttaattgtttattaaaatgaacgaaaattttttctttttttttttttttctttttttttttcttttctttttcttcctacgTTAACTTCATCCTTTCATTTCTATCAAACGCCAAATGCTCAAGCGAAATCTGTATATCATTCTCTACGTATAGATGTATAaacatggatatatatatatatatatgtacatacatatgtgtctAGACGTAATATATACCGTGAGACAATAAATCGTTGTTGTCTACGTGTACGTCAACTTTccacaagaaagaaaaatcttgaGTGCAATGGTTTGTCCTAATTAAGTAATTCTACGGCGGACCCACCTCCGCCACCGTCCTATCCCATCCCGTCCCGCCCCACCGGTAGATTCACCTCGTTATCGTGGCAATATACTGTGTGAACATTTTTTTCGAATGTTCTACGTGAATGGGCCGGAATTATACGGAATGCCGGAAGTCTTAATATCCTGTCGAATGTCTAAATCAacgggataataataataaaagcctTTCACGAGTTTATATATCCgggcgaaaagaaaagatacatattcatatcacacagaaattctctttttcatatgatcGAATTCCTTCCTTCGAGGTCATAACCGTGCGATTATGAAAATCACTTTGGGTATGTTATACGATTaggtgaaaaacaaaaaaaaagaaaaaaaaaaaaaaaagaaaagaaaagaaagaaaaaaggacaattttttttttttatgaaacacACAGAGACACAAACACACGTGCGTGCACGCAGAGGAATTTTTTACCTGACATGTCGATtggaattacaaaaaaaaaaaaaaaaaaaaagaaaaaaagaaaaaaaaaaatataaaataattcgattttgATAGATGCCAAAGATTGCGATAAAAAGTTCGTACGATGAATTTAGCAAGATCCAAGAAAGATCTCGTGATTTCCGTCTTAACTCGTTCTCAGCTAACGTATATACAAAGACAGACAaacggacagacagacagacagataaacggacagacagacaaaccaagagaaaaagatacatacacacagtAAATGCATATACGCAACGTTTCGTTGGCACGTCCGACGTCGTTGATGTTGCAACACTCGCGACGATGCTAATTACCCAGAAAGAGACTTAgatatgttattattctctcttGGTGTGTattgcactctctctctcgaaggCAAAGAGGCACATGACGAAACGAATTCTCACGgccgattatttattatccttcattcttttattttcattacaaatttcttttcctcctcttttctcccctccccctATCCTCCTCTATCCTTCTGTTCTTGagctctttttcctttttttgtctatttttttttctgtttttcttttttttttttttttcttttacaccaGCTTACCTAacgtatatttacaatatatggAAAAGGAGGGGGGTGGAGGACACCGAACtttagtttttaattttaaaagctaaaaaagagagatagaaagatagatagatagagagagagagagagagagagagagagagagagagagagagagagagagagaaaagaaaaaaagatataagaaaatctTTGGATGAAATTAACATAATCATAACTAGGAGCACAATTGTGCACGTCtaatcgttataaataatctttctagcgataaaaagatagaattaaattagaaatgttttctacgatactataatatatatatatatatatatatatatatatatatatatatatatatatttacatatatatatttatataatacttaaatcgttcgatttattgaattatcaattcgatcgaaatcttatcgttctattatttttatattattcttatttctttgatcAATTGTGAAGTGACGTGGGAAGGTGCTGCGTGGATTGATAGAAAAGAttcaaaaaaaacaaaaacgaaaaaaaaaaaagttaataaagaaggaacgaagaaTCGACGTAAAAACGagatattaaaaggaaatgaagaaaaagaaagaaagaaagaaagaaagaaagaagaaaatgaaagttaCATCTTCTTGTTCATGATGTCCTTATCTTCGTCAGACTCGTCGGTAATAATTTGTACGCTTCTTACTGGACCCGTTTTTCTGTATCTCGAAGTTGGCGTTGTCGTACTACTGATCATTGTGTTTGGTAGAACGGCTGGTCGTTCAGCGTTAATAGCCAATTGTAGCATTCTCAAAAGTAATGCCTCTCTGATAGGTGCCGGTAAAATTTCATCGCCGTCGTCATTAATCTCTTGAGTATAAAACTTTTGTCTATAAACACGTTTAGGTGTAAATCTGCCATCTTGATAATCGTCGTACTGATGAGGTGCTTGATAAAGAGGATTCAATCCTCTTGTATAAACCGGAGGACGTCTCAATGCAACACGATCGCCATATTGCATGTTTACTTGTTGATCGTAAGAAGAAAGATCAGGCCTTGGAATGGGAGTTTGATATCCCGTATGATAAGAAGGATAAGGCTGTTGATCATAAAGTGCATCCTCCAAATAAGTTTTTGGATAAGTAAGAGCTTGTACGCCATATTGACTGACCAATAAACGTCTAAGTAACATTTGAAAATCTCGTCGACTTAATGGTGGTGCTATTGGATTTGGTGGTTCCGGTGGTAAAGCTATTGGCGTTGTACGATAGACATAATCGGGTGTAGTCTGTTGATATTCTCGATCTTCTATGTGATGATGAGCTGGTGTTGATGATTGAGGAATTGGTCTGACAATAGGTCTAGCCCTTGCTTCCAATTCTTGATAGATCAATGGTCTCGAATATGGTCTTGGTCTGACGTAATTCTGATTTATCGGCATTCGTGACTCGTCGTCCGTTTCGACCGTAGGATTGTCAGCTAAATAATGAACATTGGGATCTGTGGTGGTACTATAAAGTTGTTGCTGAGTCGTAACAGGCCTATACAAAATTCTACCAATCGGTATATGTCTATATGCTGGCTCCTCctcgatattattttgttgGCCAGGTAACAAAACTCTCGGTTGTAATTCTTGAACATATGATTCACTTTGTCCACGTACGAAAATCGGTTCTGTTGTCTGTCTAAGATAATCTCTATTATCAACAGGTATTCTTGGTGGTCCACGTAACAGAATCGGTTGAGTAGACGTTTGTTCTTCGAGGGTAGACTTAGCTTCAGGTTCGTAAACCCTAGGACTTTCGTATTTTGGATCGTCGAATCTAACGGGTCCTAAATTTTCTCGATTGACATATATTTTAGGTCTATCGAGACGCGTCCCAGGAATACGTTGAATGACTCTAGACGGAGTAGTAGTTGTAAATAAAGGCCGTGTCGTTGACAGAGCACCACTGTAAACATCGGAATgttcatcgttgttattattgttgttgttgttattgctgttgttgttgttatccaTCGAAGAGATACTCGCTTTGGTGACATCGTCGTGAAGTTGACGTCTTAAATTATTACCAGTCGATATTTTAGGATCATCATCCTTTTCAACGAAATCCTCGGTTATGGGTCTTAAATTTTGTTCGATAGGACGTTTGGCAAATAATATTCTACGATAgccattatttttctcttcaacaCTTGGACGATTTATTTGTGAATCCTCGACGTCCTCGGGATCTTCCTCGACTCCGATTGGTCTCTGTTGACCATTTATCACGAAACGAGGTCTACTTTTGTTATTACCTTTTAAATAatgattgaatatatttttggcCGATTCGGTACTCGTAGTTTGTGTCGTTGTAGATGTCGTCGATGTTGTCGCTGTCTTTCTCGTTCTTGGAATAGATTGGACGACCGACGATTTGGTCGTAGCTTCCGTCGAACCGTACATTAAGTTAGGCctctttgtcgtcgtcgtactACTGCTATTGATAGTACTACTACTGGTACTGCTACTACTGGTACTGCTACTGCTGgtactgctgctactactggTACGATTGACACGTGGTATACTCTGGACCACCGATATGTGTTCCTGTAATGGCGATACGGACGTCGCTTTAAAGCCCGTTCCGTTAGATGACGAATACGAGACTCTCTTTATTTCACCCTCGGCGTCGACGAAACCGAACGTACCCTTGATGTTGCCTAGAACGTCACGGGTCTCGACCTAACAATACAACTTTTAGATATCAcgaactctttctctctctctctctctctctctctctctttctctctgtttctttctaaattttattcgaaaagaagaaaaaaaaaagaaaagaaagaaataaaataactaaATTTTCTTACGTTCACTCGATCTCATCCGGAAtgtctttttcttactcttattaaaatacttttacgattattaaaaatccaaTGCTGCCAATCgtcagaaatatattttattttaccttGAATGAACCATCGCCAGCCTCGTATCCATAAGTATACGAGCCGTCTTCGTTAACCTTCCTGATTTGTTTCAAGATAGCCACTTGATGATTGTGAGTAGTTTCTGATGTTTGCTGATCCGTAACATTCGTACAGCCTGCCGTCGCCAGACAAAAGATTGCCATCAGCCATGGCGTCatcttgaaagaaaaaggaaagagataaacaaaaaatgaagaatgagGAATTACTTAAAAATGATCTACATAATATTTCGATTCGATtggatattcttttttgtttgtttatttttttattttctcttttttttttttgtcttctttctgCTTTATCGCCACGAGATTAATGATCacagttttttattattattattattattattattattattattattattattactatttaagAACGATTCATgatatttcgatttaattttttttcttttttttttttcttctttttctttgatttatcGTCACCACGATTTTAATGATCGATTTAGCACACTAATATCATCTCTTCACTATTCACTGAAACTGACTCGTTTTCGAAATGGAACGCACTATTATTTTTGCActggaaaggaaaaaacgaaaacgaagaaaagaagaagaaaaaacaaaaaaaaaaaaaaaaaaaaagaaacaaaataaagagaaggaaataaaaagtcGTTGGTATTAAGGATCGAACGATTATAATCGTAAGGAaatgaaaagtagaaaagaaaaaagaaaaaaagaaaaaaaaacaaacaaacaaacaaacaaacaaaaaatatccaACGAAAAGGAGAAGTACTCGCGTTAAATCTAAAATACCTTGCAACTGGAAACCATGTTACCGCTAGATGCGGTGAATGTTCTCAATACCGCGTGGGGTGTTGACTGCCGCGTTATATATAGAGTGACACAACGAGTAGCCACCACCTACTAGACTCCCTCTCATCGTTCTCCGTAACCTTGATGATCTCCAAACGAGTATACGTCGAGTTTGAGAGATCCTCCTACGATGATTATCCATATATCATTTtgttctatctatttctttttttctattaattttttcttttgcaataaaaaaagaaagaaaaaacgagaaaaaaaagactaataataacaataataataataataataataataataataataataaagaaacaaaataaatgaaaaaatgaaaaaataaaaacggaaACAAAATCATCCAAAATTTGTTCTCCCTTCGTTCTCATACATATTTCACTCGACACGTAATACGTTACTTTCACTACGACGTCTGAGAAGATgccagaaattttttttctcttttctcccctAATATCGAACAAAAGATaccagaagagagagagagagagagagagagagagagagagaaagagggagagaaagagagagacaaaaaaaaaaggagaaaaaagtttttttttcgaagaaagtACAGCGAAGAATGAAAATTGGAACGAACGGAAATACGTTGGAAAGAACGGGGTGGGGGCCGGTGGGGGTTAGAGGAAGAGGACAAAAGTTCGGATTCGCGGGGACAAGTGAAAGCCACGTGGGAGTTTAGCGGGCTAGTAAGAACAGTAGTAGACTGTAAAATCTGTAACAATAGTTCCCATACCGTGCAATAGTCTCACATTGTGGTATTCTAGGCTTGATTCTAGGCACTCCCACAGGACAATTATTACATCATGCAATTTCCTTTGCATTTCGTCGACAACTTTTTGATGCTGTCCCGATAATGCCACGGAACGTaagtacttatatacatatgtattgtaCGTAGATCGTCAACATATTGGTTATTTTCTAAATGAGGATCATAAgtatacgcatacacacacacacacacacacacacacacttatatatgtatgtaaatatatttagtaCATACGTGTgtgaataaatatacatatatatatatatatatatatatatatatatacatagctgATAATTTCGAGCTCGTAAACAAGATATAAAAGTTTTCTGAATgttatctaataaaatatagatacaGTATGGgagattgaataaaaaaaaaaaaaaaaaaaaaaaaaaaaaaaaaaaaaaaaaaaaaaaaaaaaaaaagaaaaaacacctGACGATTGAATATCATTGTTAAGTCGAAACAAGATTGaaagtaaatatgtatacgtatgtatatatgtatatacgtatcctTCCTATGGGAATAAAATGTGCTTCCATTTTCAGCGTTGTTTCGACGAATATCAATTGTTTCACGTTCTAtcttttaatatcgaaaaataaaaataaaatagaaataaaactaGAGGTACCATTAAAGATGATTCGACGAACGTCTTAAAGTACGACATGTGAACAATCCaagaataatttctattgtATGTGTCTACtgacaataatattcttatggatgtttatttatatgtacgtacgtacgtacgtaagtacttagAACCTCGTGTAATAAGCGATTATCCCACGTATCCACATATTCGTCCTTGATACTTCGAGTAGCGCGTCCATAATCGATAGAAATGCACCGATTCTCATCCTGAAtacattattcattatatcacGCGTAACGAACTGGTTTAACTCGAAGATGACTCACTCACaatcaaagatttttttttctctggacatccctccccctccccttcgTTTCTCAACCACGCACAGATTCccatctctcttctctcctcgaCCACGTGTCCATTTCTTCCCATCCTGAATATAGGCGACCCGTCGTACATCGCCGTAAAACGGTACATCTAAATTGCAGGCTAACAAATAATCGCtccacttttcttcttttcattattataattacgtatCTCGTTTGGATAAATAACGTAACGTTGAGCCGTCGTCcgtctttttaaataatttctttttttcttcttttttctttttttttttttttttctctgtactTTCTAATGCAATTAATGTAGATATACTAACGAATGACTTGTCCCAACGACCGTCACGATTCGATAATATACCACATCCCTTTGACATTTGAGTAGGACGAAGGATATTGCGtagataaaatattcgatttaGCAACAACATTTATCAAGAGATATTCTTCATATTGCATGATCAAGCAGTTATGATTGTTGATCTCGATTTAACGTCGATCgccattgaaattgaaatctGAATCCGGATcctggtttttcttttttttttttttttctttttttttcttttctttttctttctcctttttctttattcttttatcttcccGTCGAAACTTGACTCTCTTCTCAATCGCGGCGTGACTAcgtttttgttcctttttcctttttcgttgttttcgtttttcttcttctttttttttctcttttctttactttctttttttttttttttgcaacaaCATTCCTCAACttagtataattatttgtaacgATATTCAATGGTCCCTACTCGAGagaaataactttttattatcgtctaaCGATAATGTGTTTAACGATGGAGAAAGGTTAATCATGTTAGTCGGCCGTACAATTGAACATATTGGAGTAATTGGTTTCCAACATCTATCGTAAATaagtaatatagaaaatacgtAAATAGAGAAAGTATCCAATCGTCGTGTCACTTTCCCCGGTTAATCCAATTGTTAGTTTTAGTTGGACCATGACGCCATTTAATGAACCGTGACCTCGCTCTCCTTTACTTTTGCGATATTTTTCAAGTTCAAGGTTTCATTTTCGTTACGTATCATACAAACGTACAGAGACAGATCTATATACGTATCGATATGAtaagaattagaattataaaaattttatctgaactattatagaaatcgttctctctctctttctctctctctttctctctttctttctctttctctctcttcctttataATAACTTTCACCGTTCTAAGATTAACGATCGTTAGATCGACTTATTCTTTTGTCCGATTACTTTTTAGATATCACGAGATAATCTGTTCACGGAGTGTACAGGAAAAGAGCGTTAGCGTATTAACAAAGCGTATCCTTGAGTGACGTAAAATGACTATGACGCTTCctcacaattttttatttttattttctttttcttctttctataatGTCCTATATTAAttactttccatttttttttctttctttctatctttctttctttccttttcttctttcgcgtATAAATCTTCCGGTTTAATTCGAGAGATCGATTATGTTACTCGTTGATACGAGTGTTAAAGTTACGAGTACGGGATGTCCTTACATTGCTccctcttcttccctcttctcCCCTCCTTCTGTCCCATATGTCTACAATATGTCATTTTTTTCTAGaggaattattatcatcctgtAATGAAGTCGTTGCCATGAAATTAGAGGATGCGTTTTAGCTAACTGGCTGGATGGTTGGCTGGTTGGCTGGTTAGCTGGTTGGCAGACTGGTTCGCTGAATATTACGTGTACATAAGTATAATGTCGTTTGTagatttttatagataattcCGTAATTGAGGAAAGTTCGTCGAGAAGAAATTCATCAACGTCGTTTGTAACGACCTGATTAAAGGAGACCCTATCTATTTAGGTTTGTTATTTTTCCGGCATGAGAAACGcggaaattgaattaaattcttttcttgaCAGGAGTTCATTCTACGTTGACAGGACAGTTGGAAACAATTGGGTTCATAAACACGCACGCGTACACACATTGTGTTCTAAAACCTATtctgtcttcttttcttttcgtaactccgttcttcttctcctttacaAATGGTAATgtgcatattatatatatatatatatatatatatatatgtatatgtacttatatatatatatatatacgtatgtataaaaaatatgattattaagatacgatttattatttgtttgatagaaaaaaaaaaaaaaaatatattccatgAGTACAAATCGCTAATACGTTAATACCTAAATCGAAGCGTATTATTTACagcgtaaataataataataatagtaataataataataataataataataataataataataataataataataataataatattaataatactaataataataataataataataataataattataataatattaataataatgaatgcaCAAGCCCTATCGTTTTTCCGATCCaactaaaagagagaaaagaaagaaaaaaattatttaaataattcgattttGTCATTATCGCTGTCGTTGATATATCGCCAATTATAGATATTCGTTCGATTCAAAAATGTTACAGACGGATAGAtagaataaatagataagcatcgattttaacaaaattattatagatacaaCTAAAAATCCGTTTGGTTGTCCAGTGTCAAAgataatacaaatagaaaGTTGCGGTTAGACGCGAATAGAATGTACCCTATGTAAGTACTCCTATGGAGTTCGACGGACCACGCCGATGAAAGTAAACTAAGTACATCGCAATTCTCTTTTGCACGTTCCCTGGTTACCACCACCATTACCACTACTAACATGAGGATAATCTTGCAAAATTTTCTTGGTTTCTTACATAACATCAAGGAATGTATCTCCGAATAGGTATAATAGTTTTGATATAacgtgtatgcatatatacatatacatatatatatatatatacatacatatatatatatatatatgtatgtatgtatgtatacatgtatgagCTGATTATTCGAATATCAacacatatgcatacatagattcatgcatatatacatatatatacatacgcttACTACAAGAATAATTCACGAACATGTATAGTAACCAGTAATAATTCAGGAACAAGTTTCGTCGTTGCCTTTGAATCAATAATCTCATCGTTCGGCAAAGAAATTATTCGGCTTGGTTGTATGCAAGGATAATTGATCGATTTGCTGCGAGGTCGAaaggtcgatcgatcgatagcgACGAATATTTAGCGTTAAATTTATGGGTGAATTGCGCCAGggaaattctttatatatatatatgtatatatgtatgtacgtatgtatgtatgttttttcTCTATCGCGTTTGTCTCATGAATTGATTcatttaaatcgatcgaagctggaatatatagatatggtCCTGAACCTTTCCCAAGGGATTTTTCGTATCCTtcgaattttacttttttagttcatttttgcaaatttttctttttttttttttcctttgcacttcttttttcttccttttttttttttctttttttttctttattgttaacGAGTTCGTAAAAACATGTAGCATTTGTGAATAGCTcgttactctttttcttttttcgtctcgTAAGGATCGGTGAAACGATCGAGTTTTTTTCgcgtaagaaaaaatatatatatatatatatgtgtatatatatatatatatttatgtatatactaatCGCGTATAGCCGTCTCCCTGTACATCGATCTGACAAGCGTGTAGCGAAACGAACAACTTTCTAGAAGATTCGCAAGCAAGATTTTAAACACGGTGCGTACGATGCAACTCTCGA
This sequence is a window from Vespa crabro chromosome 9, iyVesCrab1.2, whole genome shotgun sequence. Protein-coding genes within it:
- the LOC124426876 gene encoding uncharacterized protein LOC124426876 isoform X1, coding for MVSSCKMTPWLMAIFCLATAGCTNVTDQQTSETTHNHQVAILKQIRKVNEDGSYTYGYEAGDGSFKVETRDVLGNIKGTFGFVDAEGEIKRVSYSSSNGTGFKATSVSPLQEHISVVQSIPRVNRTSSSSSTSSSSTSSSSTSSSTINSSSTTTTKRPNLMYGSTEATTKSSVVQSIPRTRKTATTSTTSTTTQTTSTESAKNIFNHYLKGNNKSRPRFVINGQQRPIGVEEDPEDVEDSQINRPSVEEKNNGYRRILFAKRPIEQNLRPITEDFVEKDDDPKISTGNNLRRQLHDDVTKASISSMDNNNNSNNNNNNNNNDEHSDVYSGALSTTRPLFTTTTPSRVIQRIPGTRLDRPKIYVNRENLGPVRFDDPKYESPRVYEPEAKSTLEEQTSTQPILLRGPPRIPVDNRDYLRQTTEPIFVRGQSESYVQELQPRVLLPGQQNNIEEEPAYRHIPIGRILYRPVTTQQQLYSTTTDPNVHYLADNPTVETDDESRMPINQNYVRPRPYSRPLIYQELEARARPIVRPIPQSSTPAHHHIEDREYQQTTPDYVYRTTPIALPPEPPNPIAPPLSRRDFQMLLRRLLVSQYGVQALTYPKTYLEDALYDQQPYPSYHTGYQTPIPRPDLSSYDQQVNMQYGDRVALRRPPVYTRGLNPLYQAPHQYDDYQDGRFTPKRVYRQKFYTQEINDDGDEILPAPIREALLLRMLQLAINAERPAVLPNTMISSTTTPTSRYRKTGPVRSVQIITDESDEDKDIMNKKM
- the LOC124426876 gene encoding putative uncharacterized protein DDB_G0291608 isoform X2 — protein: MVSSCKMTPWLMAIFCLATAGCTNVTDQQTSETTHNHQVAILKQIRKVNEDGSYTYGYEAGDGSFKEHISVVQSIPRVNRTSSSSSTSSSSTSSSSTSSSTINSSSTTTTKRPNLMYGSTEATTKSSVVQSIPRTRKTATTSTTSTTTQTTSTESAKNIFNHYLKGNNKSRPRFVINGQQRPIGVEEDPEDVEDSQINRPSVEEKNNGYRRILFAKRPIEQNLRPITEDFVEKDDDPKISTGNNLRRQLHDDVTKASISSMDNNNNSNNNNNNNNNDEHSDVYSGALSTTRPLFTTTTPSRVIQRIPGTRLDRPKIYVNRENLGPVRFDDPKYESPRVYEPEAKSTLEEQTSTQPILLRGPPRIPVDNRDYLRQTTEPIFVRGQSESYVQELQPRVLLPGQQNNIEEEPAYRHIPIGRILYRPVTTQQQLYSTTTDPNVHYLADNPTVETDDESRMPINQNYVRPRPYSRPLIYQELEARARPIVRPIPQSSTPAHHHIEDREYQQTTPDYVYRTTPIALPPEPPNPIAPPLSRRDFQMLLRRLLVSQYGVQALTYPKTYLEDALYDQQPYPSYHTGYQTPIPRPDLSSYDQQVNMQYGDRVALRRPPVYTRGLNPLYQAPHQYDDYQDGRFTPKRVYRQKFYTQEINDDGDEILPAPIREALLLRMLQLAINAERPAVLPNTMISSTTTPTSRYRKTGPVRSVQIITDESDEDKDIMNKKM